One segment of Allorhodopirellula heiligendammensis DNA contains the following:
- the aceE gene encoding pyruvate dehydrogenase (acetyl-transferring), homodimeric type, whose amino-acid sequence MSDSKNVAEVEVAQNEVAQQLGELQRSADVDVNAYETQEWLSSLEYVLDSQGPERVKFLIDQLRDRAAEHGVPLSADTSTPYVNTIPPNEQPAYPGNRELERRIKSIIRWNAMAMVVRAGKRGGGVGGHISTFASSATLYEVAFNHFFKGRGEDGYSGDSVYFQGHASPGMYSRAFVEGRLDETKLENFRRELEEAGGLSSYPHPWLMPDFWEYPTVSMGLGPIMAIYQARFNEYLNDRGLKDTKGQKVWAFLGDGECDEPETLGAIGLASREKLDNLIFVINCNLQRLDGPVRGNSKIIQELESIFHGAGWNVIKVIWGGEWDELLARDTTGLLAKRMNEVVDGQYQKYTSMPGSYIREHFFGKYPELLELVKHLSDEKLEKIRRGGHDPEKVYAAYKQATELNNGKPTVILAKTVKGYGLGEAGEGRNVAHNQKKMNEAELLEFRTRFGIPISDEEVGNAPFYKPPAGGAEMKYLQARRQELGGYLPSRPTTHPTLEVPSMDDFAKLISKLENKSISTTFAAVQTLIAMCRDKKIGKNVVPIVPDESRTFGMEGMFRQFGIYAHAGQNYEPADSDQLSYYKEAQDGQILEEGITECGSMSSFNAAGTAYSCHGVSMIPFFIYYSMFGFQRIGDSIWAAADMRAKGFLVGGTAGRTTLNGEGLQHQDGHSLLNAIAFPTVRAYDPAFAYEVVVIVQEGLQRMFADGEQCIYYITAENEEYMHPEMPEGCQEGIIKGMYKFKSVDVDGGKQRVQLFGSGAILNSVLKAQEILAEKYSVASDAWSVTSYTQLRRDAGACERWNRLHPTGTPRRSYLEETLEGVEGPFISASDYVRALGEQLTPWIPGDYYVLGTDGMGRSDTREALRRHFEVDAESIVIATLYRLAKAGEFEMSDVAQAIKDLDYNPDKVDPYFA is encoded by the coding sequence ATGTCCGATTCTAAAAACGTCGCCGAAGTCGAAGTCGCCCAAAACGAAGTCGCCCAACAGCTCGGCGAATTGCAACGTTCCGCTGACGTTGACGTCAATGCATACGAAACACAGGAATGGCTCAGTTCACTCGAATACGTGCTCGACAGTCAGGGCCCAGAACGAGTCAAGTTTCTCATCGATCAGCTGCGTGATCGTGCCGCCGAACACGGTGTGCCGCTGTCCGCAGACACGTCGACACCCTACGTCAACACGATTCCGCCCAACGAACAGCCCGCCTATCCAGGGAACCGGGAATTGGAACGACGGATTAAATCCATTATCCGCTGGAACGCGATGGCGATGGTGGTGCGGGCCGGCAAACGGGGTGGAGGCGTCGGTGGACACATCAGTACGTTCGCGAGTAGTGCCACGCTGTATGAGGTCGCGTTCAATCACTTTTTCAAAGGGCGTGGTGAGGATGGGTACTCCGGCGACTCTGTTTATTTTCAGGGCCATGCTTCGCCGGGAATGTACTCGCGGGCCTTTGTCGAGGGTCGGCTCGATGAAACGAAGCTAGAGAACTTCCGCCGCGAACTCGAAGAGGCGGGCGGCTTGAGCAGCTACCCGCACCCATGGCTGATGCCCGATTTCTGGGAATATCCTACCGTCTCGATGGGCCTCGGTCCAATCATGGCGATCTATCAAGCCCGCTTCAACGAATACCTCAATGACCGCGGCTTGAAAGATACGAAAGGTCAGAAGGTTTGGGCGTTTCTGGGTGACGGCGAATGTGACGAACCTGAAACACTTGGTGCCATTGGCTTGGCATCGCGAGAGAAACTCGACAACCTGATCTTCGTTATCAACTGCAATCTGCAGCGACTTGACGGTCCGGTCCGTGGCAACAGCAAAATCATTCAAGAACTTGAATCGATTTTCCACGGTGCGGGCTGGAACGTGATCAAGGTTATTTGGGGCGGGGAGTGGGACGAATTGCTCGCTCGCGATACTACCGGATTGCTCGCCAAACGCATGAACGAAGTCGTCGACGGCCAGTACCAGAAGTACACGTCGATGCCAGGCAGTTACATCCGCGAGCACTTCTTCGGCAAATACCCCGAACTGCTTGAGTTGGTGAAGCATCTCTCCGACGAGAAACTTGAAAAGATCCGTCGTGGCGGACATGATCCTGAAAAGGTCTATGCAGCGTATAAGCAAGCGACCGAGCTGAATAACGGCAAACCGACTGTGATTCTGGCGAAAACCGTCAAGGGCTATGGGCTTGGTGAAGCTGGCGAAGGCCGCAACGTGGCCCACAATCAAAAGAAGATGAACGAGGCTGAGTTGCTCGAGTTCCGCACACGATTTGGGATCCCCATCAGTGACGAGGAAGTCGGGAATGCCCCCTTCTACAAACCGCCAGCCGGCGGTGCGGAGATGAAATATCTGCAGGCCCGCCGCCAAGAGCTGGGAGGCTATCTGCCGAGTCGGCCGACGACCCATCCGACGCTGGAAGTCCCCTCGATGGACGACTTCGCCAAACTCATCAGCAAGCTCGAGAACAAGAGCATCAGTACGACTTTTGCGGCGGTGCAAACGCTGATCGCAATGTGCCGCGATAAAAAGATCGGGAAGAATGTTGTGCCGATTGTGCCCGATGAATCTCGCACGTTCGGGATGGAGGGCATGTTCCGCCAATTCGGTATCTACGCCCATGCGGGCCAAAACTACGAGCCCGCCGATTCGGACCAGCTCTCGTACTACAAAGAAGCTCAGGACGGCCAGATTCTCGAGGAAGGTATCACCGAATGCGGCTCGATGAGTAGCTTCAACGCTGCCGGTACTGCCTACAGCTGTCATGGCGTAAGCATGATTCCGTTCTTTATCTATTACAGCATGTTTGGTTTCCAGAGAATCGGCGATTCAATCTGGGCTGCTGCCGACATGCGAGCGAAGGGGTTCCTCGTCGGTGGTACCGCAGGGCGAACGACGCTCAATGGAGAAGGTCTCCAGCACCAAGACGGGCATAGTCTGCTCAATGCGATCGCATTTCCGACAGTGCGTGCCTACGACCCGGCGTTTGCTTATGAAGTCGTCGTGATCGTGCAAGAGGGATTGCAACGGATGTTCGCCGATGGTGAGCAGTGCATTTATTACATCACCGCCGAAAACGAAGAGTACATGCATCCCGAAATGCCTGAAGGTTGCCAAGAAGGCATCATCAAGGGCATGTACAAGTTTAAGAGCGTCGATGTCGACGGCGGCAAACAACGCGTGCAGCTGTTCGGCAGTGGTGCGATTTTGAATTCAGTGCTGAAGGCCCAAGAGATCCTCGCCGAGAAATACTCCGTCGCTTCGGACGCCTGGAGCGTGACCAGTTACACGCAGCTTCGCCGCGATGCTGGTGCCTGCGAGCGTTGGAACCGTCTGCACCCCACCGGGACACCGCGCCGCAGCTATCTCGAAGAAACGCTCGAGGGTGTTGAAGGACCATTTATCTCCGCGAGCGACTACGTTCGCGCCCTGGGAGAGCAATTGACACCATGGATTCCTGGTGACTACTACGTGCTCGGGACTGACGGAATGGGCCGCAGCGATACCCGTGAGGCACTGCGTCGACACTTCGAGGTCGATGCTGAGTCAATCGTGATCGCCACTCTGTACCGTTTAGCCAAAGCGGGTGAGTTTGAAATGTCCGACGTCGCCCAAGCAATCAAGGATCTCGACTACAATCCGGATAAAGTCGATCCCTACTTTGCATAG
- a CDS encoding 2-oxo acid dehydrogenase subunit E2 — protein sequence MQIKLPELGDGIESGDVLEIFVSVGDVIEAGQDIVEMETDKATVPVPADAAGKVTKISVSEGDTVPIGGVLIEVEAAEGAGEESPVAETPKAESKAESKPEPKPEPKAEAKPEPKAEPQPQAKQAPAATPPSQPAAPAAPVAPATIEPAAASTDASSIPAGPAIRKLARETSVDLASVRGTGPGGRITRDDVLAAVRSASQVKAAPAASSGGGAPSRPARPAAPVSKDLPGTADQDDFGPIRVERMSKIRKTISAQMHASWSNVPRVTNFDDADITDLERLRKSSKEDYAAQGLKLTTMPFLIKAVATALRHHPTINAVIDSENEQIVYKDYVNIGIAVDTDRGLVVPVLKDVDRMGIPDIARGLAETAGKVRGGQFAVSDLKGGSFTISNLGAIGGQYSTPIVNIPEVAILLVGRSRKLPVVMPDDSIQPRLMMPLSLSYDHRLVDGGTAARFLNDVIGYLQAPSRLLLAL from the coding sequence ATGCAAATCAAACTTCCTGAACTGGGCGACGGAATCGAATCTGGCGACGTCCTCGAAATCTTCGTTTCCGTCGGCGACGTGATCGAAGCGGGCCAAGACATCGTCGAGATGGAAACGGACAAAGCTACTGTACCAGTGCCCGCCGATGCCGCCGGCAAAGTTACGAAGATTTCTGTCAGCGAGGGTGACACCGTTCCCATCGGTGGCGTGTTGATCGAAGTCGAAGCAGCGGAGGGAGCTGGTGAGGAGTCTCCTGTAGCGGAAACTCCAAAGGCGGAGTCCAAGGCCGAATCGAAGCCAGAGCCTAAGCCCGAGCCCAAGGCAGAAGCGAAGCCCGAGCCGAAAGCTGAGCCGCAGCCCCAGGCGAAACAAGCCCCGGCCGCAACGCCCCCCAGTCAGCCCGCTGCCCCCGCCGCGCCGGTAGCTCCCGCGACGATCGAGCCAGCCGCCGCGTCGACCGACGCGAGCTCAATCCCTGCTGGCCCTGCGATTCGGAAATTGGCCCGCGAAACCAGTGTTGATCTTGCCAGTGTTCGGGGTACCGGTCCCGGTGGACGAATCACCCGTGACGACGTGCTCGCTGCGGTTCGCTCGGCCAGTCAGGTCAAGGCCGCCCCAGCAGCCAGCAGTGGTGGAGGAGCACCTTCGCGACCAGCACGCCCTGCCGCCCCAGTGTCGAAGGATTTACCCGGTACGGCCGATCAAGATGATTTTGGGCCTATCCGAGTTGAGCGAATGAGCAAGATTCGCAAAACGATTTCCGCGCAAATGCATGCGTCATGGTCGAATGTCCCACGCGTCACTAATTTTGACGACGCTGACATTACCGATCTGGAACGACTGCGGAAATCCAGCAAAGAGGACTATGCTGCCCAGGGTTTGAAGCTCACGACAATGCCGTTTCTGATCAAAGCGGTAGCCACGGCGCTGCGGCATCACCCCACCATTAACGCGGTGATTGACAGCGAAAACGAGCAGATTGTTTACAAGGACTATGTCAATATTGGCATCGCTGTCGATACTGATCGTGGTCTCGTCGTCCCCGTTTTGAAGGACGTTGATCGCATGGGTATTCCCGACATTGCTCGAGGCCTCGCTGAAACGGCCGGCAAGGTGCGAGGAGGGCAGTTCGCCGTCAGTGATCTGAAGGGCGGTTCGTTTACGATCAGCAATCTTGGAGCCATTGGTGGGCAATACAGCACACCGATCGTCAACATTCCTGAAGTCGCAATTTTGCTGGTTGGACGCAGCCGAAAACTGCCTGTCGTGATGCCTGACGACTCGATCCAGCCACGGCTGATGATGCCGCTGAGCCTGTCGTACGACCACCGGCTCGTCGATGGTGGTACCGCAGCCCGGTTCCTCAACGATGTGATTGGATACCTCCAAGCACCCAGCCGTTTGCTGTTAGCGCTGTAG